The Sorex araneus isolate mSorAra2 chromosome 5, mSorAra2.pri, whole genome shotgun sequence genome has a segment encoding these proteins:
- the LOC129404904 gene encoding 60S ribosomal protein L37a-like, translating into MTKSTKKVGIMGKYRMHYGTSLRKMVKKIKISHHSQYTCSFFGKTKMKSTYSTTSAVTVKSAIGILKELKDQ; encoded by the coding sequence ATGACTAAAAGCACCAAGAAAGTGGGGATCATGGGTAAATACAGGATGCATTACGGCACCTCCCTGCGGAAGATGGTGAAGAAAATCAAGATCAGCCATCACTCCCAGTACACATGCTCCTTCTTCGGCAAGACCAAGATGAAAAGTACCTACAGTACCACTTCTGCTGTCACAGTCAAATCTGCCATAGGAATACTGAAGGAATTGAAAGACCAGTAG